Part of the Niallia alba genome is shown below.
AGGACCAGCATTGATAGGGACAGCTATAGATGCCTTAGGAATGCCATTAGATGGATCACCTTTGCCAAAAGGATTAAAGTCCGTTCCGATTGATCAAGAGCCTCCTAATCCTTTAAAAAGACCGCCTATTTCTGAATCGATGGAAGTGGGTGTACGTTTAATTGATGGACTGTTAACTGTGGGTACCGGACAAAGAATTGGTATTTTTGCAGGTAGTGGTGTTGGGAAAAGTACATTACTCGGTATGATTGCTAGAAATACAAAAGCAGATTTAAATGTTATTGCATTAATTGGAGAACGTGGAAGAGAAGTACGTGAATTTATTGAACGAGACCTGGGACCAGAAGGTTTGAAAAGGTCCATTGTGGTCGTGGCAACATCTGATCAGCCCGCTTTAATGAGAATAAAGGGTGCGTATACAGCAACTGCCATTGCTGAATACTTTCGAGACAAGGGCTTAAATGTCATGTTAATGATGGATTCTGTAACCCGTGTTGCAATGGCGCAAAGAGAAGTAGGACTAGCTATTGGTGAACCGCCAACTACGAAAGGTTATACGCCTTCAGTGTTTGCGATATTGCCAAAACTTCTTGAGAGAACGGGTACAAACGAAAATGGTAGTATAACAGCTTTTTACACAGTGCTAGTGGATGGTGACGATATGAATGAACCAATTGCAGATACAGTACGTGGTATTTTAGATGGTCACTATGTGTTAGATAGAAACCTTGCAAATAAAGGTCAATATCCGGCAGTTAATGTGTTAAAAAGCGTTAGTCGTGTAATGAATCACATTGTTCCAAAAGAGCATGTAAAAGCTGCTGAACGACTACGAGATCTCTTAAGTACCTATATAAATGCGGAAGATTTAATCAATATAGGTGCATATAAGAAGGGTTCTTCCAAGGAAATTGATATGGCAATTGCGTTATATCCAAATATACTTTCCTATATAAAGCAGGCCACAGATGAGAAAATCTCCATTGAGGAAAGCCTTCATTCCTTATTAACTCTAGTTGGAACAGAGGGATAATAGATGAGCTATCAGTTTAAATTTGAAAAAATCTTAACGATTCGAGAAAGAGAAAAAGAAGAAGCAAGCTCTGCATATAACCTGTCTGTTAATAGATTTGAAGAAGCTGCTGAAAAACTATATGAGCTATTAAAGAGAAAAGAAGATTTAGAAGCCTACCAAGCGGAAAAAATGACTACTGGTTTATCTGTTCAAGAAATTAGGCATCATCAACAATTTGTAGGTAATTTAACGAAAACGATTGAACATGCACAGAAGATGGTGCAAAATGCACGTAATTCGATGGTGTATTTTCAAGAAAAAATGTTAGAGAAGAATATTGAAGTGAAGAAGTTTGTGAAAATAAAGGAAAAAGATCACTCCAATTTTGTAGCATTAGAGAAATTAGAAGAAGCAAAACAAATGGATGATATTTCGCTTCAACAATATATGCAACAAGAGAAGGCAGGTGGATAAATGGAAAATTCGTGGGAAGAAAAAAAGAAATCATTTAACTTTTTCCAGCGTTTTCTTATGATTATCGTGATACCAACTACTTTTGCATTGATCGTTGTTGTGCTATTGCTTATAGCTTCGGGTGCAGATGTTGCAGAGAAAGGAAAAGAGGTGTTAAATGCTATTCCTTTTCTCAATGAAGAAAAAAGAACAACGGATAAACTGCTTGAGAACAATAAAAATACGATTAGTTCTTTACAAACTAAGCTAAAAGAACGAGATGATCTAATAAAGACGCTAGAAACACAATTGGAAAATAGTGAAAATAGAGTTCAATCTGCCAATTCAGATAAGGAAAAGTTACAAAGTGAATTAAATTCTCTCCAATCTGCTCAAGCGGAAACAAAAAAAGCTCTTGCAGAGATTGTGAAAACATATGATACCATGTCTCCCAAAAATGCTGCAGCAATTTTATCTGAGATGAGTGAAAATGAAGCATTGAAAATTTTGGCAGAGCTAAAGCCAGCAAAACTTGCATCGATATTAGAGAAAATGGAACCAGCTGTTGCATCTAAATATACAGAGCTATTATCAGATAAAGCTACAGTAAACCCATAAAGGGCAAACAGTCATCACTGAAAGGGGGTGAAAAATTGAAGCTAGGATTAATTAATTCATGGAGAAATACGGAGTTAGCGAGTGGCAATCAAGAAGTAACAAGCGAAAAAATAGATGGACAGTTTTTATCTATGATAAATGCTTTAAAAACAAATCGCGAACAAAGTAATCCAATCCAAAAGGATAATCAAAAAAAAGATGGGTTAAACGATCTTTTGACAATTCTGTCTAGCTCATCAGATGCGAGTATCGGTTTAGATGGTAAAAGTAACTTGGATGTAGGAAATGACCAGCCATCATCAAATCTTGAACATCTATTGACTACGTATCATCATTTTTCTACTGGGGAAGATTTCCCACATTTAGATACATCGGAAAAGACTAAGATACTAGCTGACCTATTAATTAATATGGAAGATCAAATCACTCAAGTATTAAAGAAACAAAGTAATCCAGAGATAACACAGGATATGTTTAATCATACAGAGTTACCGATCTTGCTTATTGATTTAAAGATGCTTGAGAATACAGTAGAGATGCTGGTTCCAGACATGTCTTTGAAGGGTAAAGTTGCGGAAACAGTTCATGATTTGCAGAGTTTAATACGGTCATTAAATAAAGTCGTAGAAGAAAATTCATCTAATACCATGAAGAATATGGAAAAAGATGAGGATTCTATTAAGGGAAATTGGATTTCAAATGAAAGTAATTTTATCAGCAGATATAATAACTTATCCCAAACCGAGAATAGTTTACCGGTGACTGAGACGAACTTAAAGCAGCAACCTGTACAAAAGGTTGAAGCATCATCAGAAGAACAGTTTAATACGCAAGCTTTGAAACCAGAAATAAAGTCCGATATGCATATTCCTGAAAAACAGATTGATCGGAATGAAGAAATTATTGTAAATCCTAATATTGGATATAAGGAACATATCAATGAGAATCGGGATGATCAAAAAGAGACAAGCTTTCCATCGATTAAGCATGTTAACAATCTTTTGACTATCGGTAATAATTCATACCAAACCGAAAGAGAACTCACTACTGTAGGGATATTCCAAGATGAAATTAGGACATCTTCTGAGGGTAGATTGATTAAAATTGATCAAGCAGAGATCACGCATCAAACAGTTGATAAACATAGTAAGACAAATGATAAATCTGTGAGTGTTAACGAATTGTGGGTGGGAGACGCTCAAGAAGCTGAAGTAATTTCACAGCCGTTAGGGGACTTACATTACGAAAATGAAAATCCAAAAGAGTATCGCTTTTCTTCCGTAACTAGTGCGATTAATACGATAGAAGAAATGTCAACACCAGATAGTAATGAAAAGCAAAAGACCAATCCTACAGCTACTAGTCAGTTTTTTAGTGCAGACAATCAAGGTAATCATGATACAACAGATAAACCTCTCTTACATCCGTCCCAAACTGTAAACAGCGGTATGGAAAGTGTAAAGGAGAATAGCAATACTCCAGATACCAATTCGATCGAAGAAACAGTAGAAGAACAAGTAACAGCTAGTAAGGATCGTGGAGATATTCAAAGACGATATACGACGATTGATACAAACTTATTGGCAATGCAAAATCGACTACTAAAAGAAAAAGGTACTTTCATTACTAGAGAAGCTAATCCAACAAGTGCGAAGTTAACTTCGTCACAAATAAGTCTCCCAAATATTACGCAAGCAGATAGAGGAGAAAATCGTATAGCACAATCGAGTAATGAACTTAAATCGATTATTTCGGCGATTCTTTCTGAGGTGGATAAACAATTAGAAGGAAAGAGTTCAACAGTTGTTCAGAAAGTTATTAATCCTATCATGGTAAGTTCAATAAGAAAATCGAGTGAATTGTTAGTAGCCAATACAAGTCTGAAGGAATCATCTGAAGTGAATCTAGAAGAAGTTGATACAAAAATATTGCCCTCTATACAAAGCACTTTTGTTAAACAACAACCGCTAATGGTACTTTCTAATACAGGAGCAGGGGTACAGCCAAAAAATGTGGAAGAGCAGTTTGCGAAACTATTGGCAAATAGTACATTCACAAAAATTGGAGATACCCAAAAGCTATCTATTCGTTTGGCACCGGATCATTTAGGCTCGATTCGAATTGAATTGACGCAAAATGAAGGAAATATGATTGCGAGAATTATTACAACAACTGCTGAAGCGAAAGAAGTGTTAGATAAACAGCTTACTAGTTTAAAACACGGATTTACTGCCCAAAATCTGCAAGTAGATAAAATAGATATCATCGTGTCTTCTCAACAACAGGAGAAACTTCAAAAAGATCAGCAACAACAGCAAGAGCAACATCAATCTCCATCACAAAGAGAGAAGAAAGAAGCAGATGATGAGGAGAATAACCAAAAAACTTCCTTTTTCGAGGAATTATTAAAAATGGACGTCTAGAGGAGAAAATTACCATGCCAAATACCATTAATGACCCTTCTCTGTATTTATCAGACTATCAGAAATCACAGACATCTACTGGCAGCTCTGTATTAGGAAAAGATGATTTCTTGAAAATATTAATTACCCAATTGCAAAACCAAGATCCTACTAGTCCCATGGATGATAAAGAGTTTATTGCTCAAATGGCTCAGTTCTCTAGCCTTGAACAAATGCAAAACTTGAATACTGCCATGACAAACTTAATTTCCTTGCAAACTCAGTCAAACTTAATTTCTTACGGACAATTTGTAGGACAAGAAGTGAACTGGAGTAAGATTGAAACAGACAAAGCTGGGAATAGTTCACTAACTTCTGGTAGTGGAAAAGTACTCTCTGTTGCTTATACAGATGACAGTGTAGTATTCACGCTTAATGATGGAACAAAAGTAACTCCTGCCAATATTTCAGGTATGAGTACAAATGCAACGGAAAATAACTTGGTACAAGCAAGTCAATTAATCGGAAAAACCATCTCTTATTTAAATGGAAATAAGGAAGAAGTAAGTAATACAGTTCAGTCTGTATCCTTAAAAAATGGACAATTACAATTAACGTTAGACGATGAAGCAGGAAGTAAAATTACTTCGAGTCAAATTACAAAAATTGAATAGGAAGTGATTGGGATGGATAAGCCTATTTATCCTTCAATAAAATCACATGATGCAATAAAAAATGGTATTGAGGCGATTAAGTCTAAATCTAATGCACATAATACGCAAAATAAAATCACATCGTTTTCTAGCCATTTACATCAGTCCATTTCTTCCTTAAATACGCTGAATATCAGCAAACATGCAAATGAGAGACTACAGCAACGAGGAATTGAAATAGATGCTGATAAATGGAAGGCGATTGAAGAAAAAGTCACCCAAGCAAAAAAAATGGGAATTAAAGAATCGCTCGTACTTCTAAATAATGCTGCATTAATCGTAAGTGCTAAAAACAATACAGTGATTACGGCAATGGATCTGGAAGAAGCAACAGACCAAATTTTTACTAATATAAATGGAACAATCATTATGAATTAAAAAGGCTGGACCATAAAATGGAGGCCATAACTGCTGAGTGATAGAGGCAGTTCATTCGAAGGGAGATAATTATCAATGTTACGTTCTTTATATTCAGGAATCAGTGGAATGAAAAACTTTCAAACAAAATTAGACGTTATCGGTAATAATATTTCAAACGTTAATACGTATGGCTTTAAAAAAGGTCGTACAACATTCAGTGATTTAATAAGCCAGACATCAGCTGGTGCAACTGCTCCGTCTGCAACAACTGGTGGTATAAATCCAAAGCAAATCGGTCTAGGATCACAAATCTCTTCTATTGACACAATTGCTACACAAGGGAGCATGCAAACAACAGGAAGAGTACTAGATCTTGCTATTTCAGGTGAAGGTTATTTCGTTGTAGAAGATAGTGCTGGTTCTTCGTTCTTTACAAGATCAGGTAACTTCTACTTGGACGGGGACCGAAATATTGTAAGTTCTAATGGTATGACTTTACAAGTTGCAAATGGTATTACTGGTTTTACACAAGCAGGTGTAACAAGAGCTGGGGCGAACGCAGTATCTGGTACGAAAATTCCAGACACAGCACAAAGCTTCAGTATTTCAGCAGATGGAAAGATTACTTATGTTGATAGTAATGGAGATACACAAGATGCTGGGCAGATTTTAATGGCAAAAGTTTCTAACCCAGAGGGCTTAACAAAAGTTGGTGCAAATATGTATCAAGAATCAAATAACTCCGGCTCATTAGCGGGTCTTCCTAACGTATTTGGTGGATTGGTGTTATCTGGTAATGCGGGATCTGGAACTATTAATAGTGGATTCCTTGAAATGTCAAACGTTGATCTTTCAGAAGAATTCACGGAAATGATTGTTTCACAAAGAGGATTTCAAGCAAATACAAAAATCATTACCACTTCTGATGAAATTCTTCAAGAATTAGTTAACTTAAAACGATAATTTAATTGGAGGGGGGAGGGGCTACCTATTAGGCTAGCCTCTCATATGAAAAATGATACATTTAACTCGACTAAATGGAAAAAAGTTTTTATTAAATGCCTTATTTATTGAGACAGTCGAATCTTTTCCTGATACAACAATTACTTTAACAAATGGAAACAAATTTGTTGTTAAAGAAAGTGAAGAGGAAGTATTAGAGAGAATGAATCATTTTTTTCAAAAAGTGAACCTCTTCGGATTACCGCATGTGGGAGAGAAAGACGATGAAGAATAATAAAGTTATTATTATAATGCTCGTTTTATTACTAGTTATTACACTGGCAGGAGCTGGAGCTTTCATTTATATATGGAAGTTTACTGGCGATCAAAAGGAAAAAGAACCTTCGATCGAAGAAATCTTGGAGTCATCTGTAGATATTGAAGAAATTACAACAAATTTAGCTTCCGATAATTTCATCCGAATATCCTTTAAGATTCAGACAGATAGTAAGAAAGCAAAGGAAGAATTAGAAAAAAGAGACTTCCAAGTTAAGAATATCATTATTCAAGAATTATCTGAGAAGAATACAGAAGATTTAAAAGGAAAAAATGGACAAATTGAATTAGAGAGTGATCTCAAGGATAAAATTAATGAACTGATGCAAGAAGGCAAAGTAGTCCAAGTTTATATTGTAAACTCTCTACTCCAATAAAATAAAAGAGAAAAAGATGGAGGTGAGTAATTTTGTCAGCTGATATTTTATCCCAAAATGAAATTGATGCCCTGCTTTCAGCTTTATCATCTGGTGAAATGGATGCAGATGAGCTCAAAAAAGAGCAGCAGGAAAAAAAGGTTAAGGTATATGATTTCAAAAGAGCGTTAAGATTTTCGAAAGATCAAATTCGCAGTTTAACAAGAATACATGAAAACTATGCTAGGTTGTTAACAACTTTTTTCTCTGCCCAATTAAGAACATATGTGCAAATATCTGTTACTTCAGCAGATCAAATTCCATATGAAGAGTTCATTCGTTCGATACCAAAAATGACGATTTTAAATGTATTTGATGTTCCTCCATTAGAAGGCAGAATCTTGATGGAAGTTAATCCGAACATAGCCTATGCCATGATGGATCGAATGATGGGTGGAAGAGGCAGCAGTATAAATAAAGTAGAAAATTTGACTGAAATTGAAACAAAAATCATGTCAAATACTTTTGAAAGTGCTTTTGATCATTTTAGAGAGGCTATGGAGGATCTAATAGATATTGAACCAAGTCTTGCTGAATTTGAAGTGAATCCACAGTTTTTACAAATGGTTTCTCCGAATGAAACAGTAGTGGTAATTTCCTTGAGTACGACAATTGGAGATACAAGTGGAATGATTAATATTTGTATTCCGCATGTCGTATTAGAGCCTATCATGCCAAAGCTATCTGGCCATTATTGGATGCAGGCAGAGAAGAAAGAAAGATTACCTGAATTTACTTCTCGTTTAGAAGAGAATATTCAGCAGTCGATTGTGCCAATAGTCGCAGAACTAGGTACATCTGATATTTCCATCCAAGATTTTTTAATGTTGGATATTGGAGATGTTATCGAAATGAATCAAACGATACAACAACCCTTAATCATTAAAGTTGGAGATATTCCTAAATTTATTGGACAACCTGGTAAGTTAAATAAAAAAATGGCTGTTCAAGTATTAGGAACTTTAGAGGAGGGGAAGGAAGATGGTGAGTAAGGATATGCTTTCACAAGATGAAATTGATGCTCTCTTAAGGGGAGATAGTGTAACGAACGATAGTCCAGAATTGGATGTGGAAAAGTACTTATCGGATATAGAAAAAGATACCTTAGGGGAAATTGGAAATATATCCTTCGGTAGCTCAGCAACTGCGCTATCTACATTGTTAAATCAAAAAGTAGATATTACAACACCAACTGTCAGTGTAATATCGAAAAATATGCTGTCAGAGGAGTTCCCACACCCATATGTAGCAATAAGAGTCAATTATACAGAAGGATTCTCTGGCATGAACTTGCTTGTAATCGAGCAAGCCGATGCAGCTGTTATTGCTGATTTAATGCTTGGTGGTGATGGATTAAATGCTGATAAAGAAATGCTGGGGGAAATACAGTTAAGTGCAGTGCAAGAAGCAATGAACCAAATGATGGGTTCTGCGGCTACATCCATGTCCACCATTTTTAGCAAAAAAGTTGATATTTCTCCTCCTAGTATCGATATTTTAGACTTTAATCAAGGGGAAGGAACTGAGTCGATTCCTGATGAAGACATTTTCGCAAAAATTTCCTTTCGAATTAAGATTGGAGAGTTAATTGATTCAAATATCATGCAACTATTACAGCTTTCTTTTGCGAAAAAGTTAGTGGAAGGATTATTAAATCCTGATATTGGAGAAGAAGAAGTTTCCAATATTCCCGAAGTCGATTATAATTCAGTATATGAGCCAAAAGAACCGATGCAAGAGTCACGTTCGACAAATAATTATCAGCAAGCTTCTAATGAAATGGCTAATAATCATGTCAATACTCATACTAATAATTCCATTTCGTCAAATGTGAATCATCAGCAACAACATTTTGGCTCAGGACATCATACTACACAAGGTCCACCACCAAACGTGCAACCTGCAGGATTCTCTAATTTTGATACAGCGCCTCAAACGGTTACGGAAACAAAGAACTTGGATATGTTGTTAGATATTCCTTTACAAGTAACGGTTGAGCTTGGAAGAACAAAACGATCTGTTAAAGAGATATTAGAATTATCTTCAGGGTCTATTATTGAATTGGACAAGTTAGCTGGAGAACCTGTTGATATTCTTGTAAATAATCGATTGGTTGCACAAGGGGAAGTAGTGGTAATTGATGAGAATTTCGGTGTTCGTGTAACCGATATTGTTAGTCAAAAGGACCGATTAAAGAATTTAAAATAATTTTTGGGGGTTTTGAGGAAAATGGCACAAAAAATACTAATCGTTGATGACGCAGCTTTTATGCGTATGATGATCAAGGATATTCTATCTAAAAATGGATATGAGATCGTAGGAGAAGCAGCCGACGGCATGCAAGCAATTGAAAAATATAAGGAAACACAACCAGATCTAGTAACAATGGATATCACCATGCCAGAAATGGATGGAATTACTGCATTAAAAGAAATCAAAAATATTAATCCGAATGCGAAAGTTATTATGTGTTCAGCAATGGGACAACAAGCGATGGTTATTGATGCAATACAAGCTGGAGCAAAAGATTTTATTGTTAAGCCATTCCAGGCAGATCGTGTCTTGGAAGCAATCAGTAAAACATTAGGCTAAAAATTAAATTAGAGGGTGCCGAATGTGAATAAAGCAAATTTCTTAATTCGATGTTCACTACTCATCATTGTTCTGCTAGGCTTTGGAAATCAAGCCTATGCAGAACAAATTGATAAAAGTGTATATGACATATTACATAATGAATCGAAAGAGAATAATGTTCAAGAAGATACTGAAAAAGGTACTAAAAAAGATACTGTAGAAGAAGATTCTAAAACCAATGAACAAAATTCGGATCAATCAGACTTACTTCTTGAAGAAACAAATGCGGAAGAAGAAAGTTCTATAGGAGTGACGATTTGGGACTTTGTTAAGATGATTTTTGCAACAATTTTTGTCGTGTTTTTAATGTATTTTATTTTACGATTTATAAATAAAAGAAACCACGGATATAAAAGCTCGCAAATAATTGAAAATATTGGTGGTACAGCACTAGGTGCCAATCGTTCGATTCAATTAATCAAAGTGGGAAAACGTCTATTAATAGTAGGCGTTGGGGATAGCATCCAATTAATAAAAGAGATTGAGGATGAACAAGAGTACAAAGAAATATTGGAAGAGTATAATCGAAAATTAGATCAGCTAGTACAACCAAGCGATATTGTGACAAAGGTGAAGAATATAGTAACTTCTAATCCTTCTACTTCGAAGACAAAAGAATCTTTTTCCATTCGTTTGTCAAAAGAATTAGAACGAATATCAAGTGAACGTAAGGAAAAGATGGAAGTACTAGAGAAGAAAAAGAAAGGATCGTCAGAAAAAAATGAATGAGTTTATGCAGTTTTTTAATAACAATGACCCAGGTAATGTCTCTACTTCTGTTCAATTGTTATTATTATTAACCGTCCTTTCTTTAGCACCTAGTATCATTATATTACTAACTAGCTTTACGAGAATAGTGATTGTTCTTTCCTTTGTCAGAACGGCGCTTGCAACACAACAAATGCCTCCTAACCAAGTAATCGTAGGGTTAGCTTTGTTTTTGACATTTTTTATTATGGCTCCTACTTTTCAGGAAGTGAATGATAAAGCATTAACTCCATTGTTTAATGAAGAAATAACATTGGAAGAAGCTTATGACAATGCTGCATTACCCCTTAAAGAATTTATGAGCAAGCATACGAGGCAGAAAGATTTAGCCTTATTTTTAAATTATTCTAAAGCAGAAGCTCCAGAATCGATTGAGGATATCCCGCTAACGACATTGGTACCTGCTTTTGCGATAAGTGAATTAAAAACAGCCTTTCAAATAGGGTTTATGATTTTTATTCCATTCTTAGTCATTGATATGGTTGTAGCAAGTATTTTAATGTCCATGGGGATGATGATGCTTCCGCCTGTTATGATTTCATTGCCATTTAAAATTCTGTTATTCATTATGGTTGATGGTTGGTATTTAGTTGTAAAATCACTGCTAGAAAGTTTTTAAGAAGGTGAAAATATGTCACAAGAAATGGTTATTTCTATTGCTGAGAAAGGTGTCCTTACCGTTTTAATTATCAGCGGTCCACTGCTAATTATTGCATTAGCAGTCGGGCTAATCATAAGTATTTTTCAAGCAACAACACAAATTCAAGAGCAAACATTGGCATTTGTACCAAAAATTGTGGC
Proteins encoded:
- the fliI gene encoding flagellar protein export ATPase FliI, producing the protein MKAQALISSISSIDTYKQYGRVKKVVGLMIESQGPESSIGDVCHIHIGTKHKRIIKAEVVGFNGENIILMPYTTVNDISPGCLVEASSKPLEIKVGPALIGTAIDALGMPLDGSPLPKGLKSVPIDQEPPNPLKRPPISESMEVGVRLIDGLLTVGTGQRIGIFAGSGVGKSTLLGMIARNTKADLNVIALIGERGREVREFIERDLGPEGLKRSIVVVATSDQPALMRIKGAYTATAIAEYFRDKGLNVMLMMDSVTRVAMAQREVGLAIGEPPTTKGYTPSVFAILPKLLERTGTNENGSITAFYTVLVDGDDMNEPIADTVRGILDGHYVLDRNLANKGQYPAVNVLKSVSRVMNHIVPKEHVKAAERLRDLLSTYINAEDLINIGAYKKGSSKEIDMAIALYPNILSYIKQATDEKISIEESLHSLLTLVGTEG
- the fliJ gene encoding flagellar export protein FliJ, with the translated sequence MSYQFKFEKILTIREREKEEASSAYNLSVNRFEEAAEKLYELLKRKEDLEAYQAEKMTTGLSVQEIRHHQQFVGNLTKTIEHAQKMVQNARNSMVYFQEKMLEKNIEVKKFVKIKEKDHSNFVALEKLEEAKQMDDISLQQYMQQEKAGG
- a CDS encoding MotE family protein, giving the protein MENSWEEKKKSFNFFQRFLMIIVIPTTFALIVVVLLLIASGADVAEKGKEVLNAIPFLNEEKRTTDKLLENNKNTISSLQTKLKERDDLIKTLETQLENSENRVQSANSDKEKLQSELNSLQSAQAETKKALAEIVKTYDTMSPKNAAAILSEMSENEALKILAELKPAKLASILEKMEPAVASKYTELLSDKATVNP
- a CDS encoding flagellar hook-length control protein FliK; the protein is MKLGLINSWRNTELASGNQEVTSEKIDGQFLSMINALKTNREQSNPIQKDNQKKDGLNDLLTILSSSSDASIGLDGKSNLDVGNDQPSSNLEHLLTTYHHFSTGEDFPHLDTSEKTKILADLLINMEDQITQVLKKQSNPEITQDMFNHTELPILLIDLKMLENTVEMLVPDMSLKGKVAETVHDLQSLIRSLNKVVEENSSNTMKNMEKDEDSIKGNWISNESNFISRYNNLSQTENSLPVTETNLKQQPVQKVEASSEEQFNTQALKPEIKSDMHIPEKQIDRNEEIIVNPNIGYKEHINENRDDQKETSFPSIKHVNNLLTIGNNSYQTERELTTVGIFQDEIRTSSEGRLIKIDQAEITHQTVDKHSKTNDKSVSVNELWVGDAQEAEVISQPLGDLHYENENPKEYRFSSVTSAINTIEEMSTPDSNEKQKTNPTATSQFFSADNQGNHDTTDKPLLHPSQTVNSGMESVKENSNTPDTNSIEETVEEQVTASKDRGDIQRRYTTIDTNLLAMQNRLLKEKGTFITREANPTSAKLTSSQISLPNITQADRGENRIAQSSNELKSIISAILSEVDKQLEGKSSTVVQKVINPIMVSSIRKSSELLVANTSLKESSEVNLEEVDTKILPSIQSTFVKQQPLMVLSNTGAGVQPKNVEEQFAKLLANSTFTKIGDTQKLSIRLAPDHLGSIRIELTQNEGNMIARIITTTAEAKEVLDKQLTSLKHGFTAQNLQVDKIDIIVSSQQQEKLQKDQQQQQEQHQSPSQREKKEADDEENNQKTSFFEELLKMDV
- the flgD gene encoding flagellar hook assembly protein FlgD — its product is MPNTINDPSLYLSDYQKSQTSTGSSVLGKDDFLKILITQLQNQDPTSPMDDKEFIAQMAQFSSLEQMQNLNTAMTNLISLQTQSNLISYGQFVGQEVNWSKIETDKAGNSSLTSGSGKVLSVAYTDDSVVFTLNDGTKVTPANISGMSTNATENNLVQASQLIGKTISYLNGNKEEVSNTVQSVSLKNGQLQLTLDDEAGSKITSSQITKIE
- a CDS encoding TIGR02530 family flagellar biosynthesis protein, whose protein sequence is MDKPIYPSIKSHDAIKNGIEAIKSKSNAHNTQNKITSFSSHLHQSISSLNTLNISKHANERLQQRGIEIDADKWKAIEEKVTQAKKMGIKESLVLLNNAALIVSAKNNTVITAMDLEEATDQIFTNINGTIIMN
- the flgG gene encoding flagellar basal body rod protein FlgG, whose product is MLRSLYSGISGMKNFQTKLDVIGNNISNVNTYGFKKGRTTFSDLISQTSAGATAPSATTGGINPKQIGLGSQISSIDTIATQGSMQTTGRVLDLAISGEGYFVVEDSAGSSFFTRSGNFYLDGDRNIVSSNGMTLQVANGITGFTQAGVTRAGANAVSGTKIPDTAQSFSISADGKITYVDSNGDTQDAGQILMAKVSNPEGLTKVGANMYQESNNSGSLAGLPNVFGGLVLSGNAGSGTINSGFLEMSNVDLSEEFTEMIVSQRGFQANTKIITTSDEILQELVNLKR
- a CDS encoding flagellar FlbD family protein — encoded protein: MIHLTRLNGKKFLLNALFIETVESFPDTTITLTNGNKFVVKESEEEVLERMNHFFQKVNLFGLPHVGEKDDEE
- the fliL gene encoding flagellar basal body-associated protein FliL, with product MKNNKVIIIMLVLLLVITLAGAGAFIYIWKFTGDQKEKEPSIEEILESSVDIEEITTNLASDNFIRISFKIQTDSKKAKEELEKRDFQVKNIIIQELSEKNTEDLKGKNGQIELESDLKDKINELMQEGKVVQVYIVNSLLQ
- the fliM gene encoding flagellar motor switch protein FliM, producing the protein MSADILSQNEIDALLSALSSGEMDADELKKEQQEKKVKVYDFKRALRFSKDQIRSLTRIHENYARLLTTFFSAQLRTYVQISVTSADQIPYEEFIRSIPKMTILNVFDVPPLEGRILMEVNPNIAYAMMDRMMGGRGSSINKVENLTEIETKIMSNTFESAFDHFREAMEDLIDIEPSLAEFEVNPQFLQMVSPNETVVVISLSTTIGDTSGMINICIPHVVLEPIMPKLSGHYWMQAEKKERLPEFTSRLEENIQQSIVPIVAELGTSDISIQDFLMLDIGDVIEMNQTIQQPLIIKVGDIPKFIGQPGKLNKKMAVQVLGTLEEGKEDGE
- the fliY gene encoding flagellar motor switch phosphatase FliY codes for the protein MVSKDMLSQDEIDALLRGDSVTNDSPELDVEKYLSDIEKDTLGEIGNISFGSSATALSTLLNQKVDITTPTVSVISKNMLSEEFPHPYVAIRVNYTEGFSGMNLLVIEQADAAVIADLMLGGDGLNADKEMLGEIQLSAVQEAMNQMMGSAATSMSTIFSKKVDISPPSIDILDFNQGEGTESIPDEDIFAKISFRIKIGELIDSNIMQLLQLSFAKKLVEGLLNPDIGEEEVSNIPEVDYNSVYEPKEPMQESRSTNNYQQASNEMANNHVNTHTNNSISSNVNHQQQHFGSGHHTTQGPPPNVQPAGFSNFDTAPQTVTETKNLDMLLDIPLQVTVELGRTKRSVKEILELSSGSIIELDKLAGEPVDILVNNRLVAQGEVVVIDENFGVRVTDIVSQKDRLKNLK
- a CDS encoding response regulator — encoded protein: MAQKILIVDDAAFMRMMIKDILSKNGYEIVGEAADGMQAIEKYKETQPDLVTMDITMPEMDGITALKEIKNINPNAKVIMCSAMGQQAMVIDAIQAGAKDFIVKPFQADRVLEAISKTLG
- a CDS encoding flagellar biosynthetic protein FliO; amino-acid sequence: MNKANFLIRCSLLIIVLLGFGNQAYAEQIDKSVYDILHNESKENNVQEDTEKGTKKDTVEEDSKTNEQNSDQSDLLLEETNAEEESSIGVTIWDFVKMIFATIFVVFLMYFILRFINKRNHGYKSSQIIENIGGTALGANRSIQLIKVGKRLLIVGVGDSIQLIKEIEDEQEYKEILEEYNRKLDQLVQPSDIVTKVKNIVTSNPSTSKTKESFSIRLSKELERISSERKEKMEVLEKKKKGSSEKNE